In Pseudoliparis swirei isolate HS2019 ecotype Mariana Trench chromosome 9, NWPU_hadal_v1, whole genome shotgun sequence, a genomic segment contains:
- the ela2l gene encoding elastase 2 like yields the protein MMKVLVFALFVVGAYGCGLPTFPPVVTRVVGGEDVRPHSWPWQISLQYNRQGEWRHTCGGTLISSQWVLTAAHCISKTKEYRVAMGKHNLVQAEDGVVFMGTANIVVHEKWNFLFIRNDIALIKLEAPVTFSHSIMAACLPAAGFLLPHNEPCYVTGWGRVYTGGPTADILQQALLPVVDHATCTKRDWWGFQVKDTMVCAGGDGVVSGCNGDSGGPLNCQSADGAWEVHGIVSFGSGLSCNFAKKPTVFTQVSSYIDWISSTMVAY from the exons ATGATGAAGGTCCTTGTTTTTGCTCTCTTTGTTGTTGGTG CCTACGGGTGCGGCCTGCCCACCTTCCCCCCAGTGGTGACCAGAGTGGTTGGAGGAGAGGATGTCAGGCCTCACAGCTGGCCCTGGCAG ATCTCCCTGCAGTACAACAGACAGGGTGAATGGAGACACACCTGTGGAGGTACTCTGATCTCCAGCCAGTGGGTTCTCACAGCTGCTCACTGTATCAG CAAGACCAAGGAGTACAGAGTGGCCATGGGAAAGCACAACCTGGTACAGGCGGAGGACGGTGTTGTGTTCATGGGCACCGCGAACATTGTCGTGCATGAGAAGTGGAACTTCTTGTTCATCCg TAATGACATCGCCCTGATCAAGCTGGAGGCCCCCGTCACCTTCTCCCACAGCATCATGGCTGCTTGTCTCCCCGCTGCTggcttcctcctcccccacaaCGAGCCCTGCTACGTCACTGGATGGGGCCGCGTCTACA CTGGAGGTCCCACCGCTGACATCCTGCAGCAGGCCCTGCTGCCCGTGGTGGACCACGCCACCTGCACAAAGCGTGACTGGTGGGGTTTTCAGGTGAAGGACACCATGGTCTGTGCCGGTGGAGATGGAGTCGTGTCTGGCTGCAAC GGTGACTCTGGCGGCCCTCTGAACTGCCAGTCGGCGGATGGTGCCTGGGAGGTGCACGGCATCGTCAGCTTTGGCTCCGGGCTCAGCTGCAATTTCGCCAAGAAGCCCACCGTCTTCACCCAAGTCAGCTCCTACATCGACTGGATCAGCTCT ACAATGGTGGCCTATTGA